From the Thermoplasmatales archaeon genome, the window CAAGGAATTCTGGCTAATGCATGAAACAGATGGAATTCCTGAAGAATTTATCAATAGAATAGGAGAAATTAGAAATTCTGAGATAGTTAAATCTTCTCCAAAGAATTTGTTGCAGGTTCTTGCACTTTATGTAAAGCATGTAAGCAGAGCAAAAGATCTTGCTGGAATATCTCCTGTTTATGTTGAGGATTTTTCTAATCTTGTTAAAAAATTACTCAAAAAAGATGCAAAAATAAAGCTTGTTATATCCAAAGATATAGCGGATAAAGTTTTTGAAACATATAAAAAGGAGGCGGATAAAGAACTAAAAGAAAAGGTTGAGAAGGGAAACCTGAAAATATGGATAATTGATGATGTAAGAGTGGCAATGACTGTAACAGAATCTTTTGTATCAATTGGTCTATTTAATTTGGATGGAACATACGATTTTTCCCAGGATTTGGTAAGTTATGATGAGGAGGCGATAAAGTGGGGTAGAGACCTGTTCGAATATTATAAATCGAGGGCAAAGGAGGTTAGCATACCTTAGCCCTCTTTCATTCATAAAAAAAATTTTTCATTTCCTTACTCTTACAAATATTTTTACTTCAGTTGTTGGGGCGTCGATAATATCATTTTCCTTTCTTCTTTTAACAGGAAAAATAATTATTTACATGGTTTTATGCACCTCTCTCATTACATATAGCATATATTCATTGAATAGATTAACAGATATTGAAGAGGATGCATCAAATTTGCCAGATAGGGTTAGTTTTATTCAATCTAAAAAAACTATTATTCTCTTTCTCTCCTTATTATCCTACCTTCTGGCTCTTTTTTTGGGGGGATTAATGAATAAATATACAATTCCAATCTTTTTAATACCTTTTATCATGGGACTTATATACAGCATAAGGATATCATCTTTTAGATTGAAGGATTTATTTTTAGCAAAAAATTTAACTGTTTCTATATCATGGGCGCTTTCCTCCGCCCTCCTGCCATATGTGTTTGGGGGAAATATTGTATTTGCGGGCATGATTTTTGTTTTTCTTTTCATTAAATGTTTTGTAAATACTGTTGTTTTTGATGTAAGGGATGTTGAGGGAGACAGAAAGGTGAGAGCAAATACCATTCCTGTTATTATGGGGGTGAATAAAACAATGAAAATTCTTCTTTTTGTTAATTCCATTTTGTTTATATGGCTGTTTATATGCATCCAGAAGAATTTTTTTATGGAATATATTCCAGCAATTCTTTTTTCAATAATATATGGATACATTTACATATTTCTGGTTTGCAGAAAATTTAGCAAAAATTTTAATTTTGATTATATGGTGGATGGAGAATTTATCATGCTTTTTTTGCTTTCAAAATTCCTTTGAGCAGGAAAAATTTTTTTAATAAAAAATTATAACATTATGAAGAGGCTAACTTGCATAATTGCAATAATTCTTTTGAGCAATGTTTTTGGAAGCGGGATTTTTATTGAAATAACAAATCCTTCTTACGGCGAAGTATTTCATGTTAGAAATATTACATTTTGTGGATATGCGGAGGCATGCTGCAACGATAAACTTGTTAAACTGGCATGGACACATCAATGGGATAACGGAAGCATATCAGATGAGATGAAACTTGACTTTATAACTTATTATGAATTCAGAATAGATATTTTACTTTACCCTGGAAAAAATTTATTTGAAATTACAGCAAATTCATATTCAGGAAACAAAGCTTCAGCAAAAGTTGAGGTATATTACGATGGTCCTCTTGCTGATGCAAATGGTCCATATTATGGATATGTGCTCGAGGAAATAAATTTTGATGGCTTTACTTACGGAGGAAGTGAGCCATATATATTTCTCTGGGATTTCGGAGATGGATGCGTTGCTTATGAGAAAAATCCGAGGCATTCATATATAAGCTCAGGATTTTATAATATAAGTTTTAAAGTTACTGATTCAAATGGTTATTCAGATATAAATCATACTTTTGCTGTTATAAGCAAAAGAGAGGAAAATCCTCCAGTAATTGAGATAACAAATCCTAAAAACTGGATTTATATAAATGGAAATAAAATTATTCCATTCTTTATTCCTTTGATAGTTGGAAGCATAAACATAGAGGCAAATGCATATGATGATACTGGAATAAGTTCTGTTGAATTTTACATGGATGAAAATCTATTATGCAAAATATATTCCCCTCCTTATTCATTTGAATGGAGCGGAAATGGCTATCACGAAATAGAAGCAATAGCATATGATTTATCAATGAATAAAGCTAATTGCTCAATAAACCTGCTCGCAATTTAATCAGTAAAAACTTTCATCAATTTTTTCCTCTGATATTTTTTTATTTTCAATATTTTTTATGTAATCTTCATAAAGGTGAATTTTTGCGGGAATTGCGAAGGGGGCGCCTGGATATGTTATTATCGCTTCTCCCACTTCAAGCGTCTGTATCTCCTTTTCGAGATTTGATATATCCTGCTTTGCAGAATGCTTTATTATATTTCTATCATTTTCGTCAGCAAGCCCCAGAATAAAAAAAGTATTGAACTGGCTGAGTAACTCTTCCTTTATTAGTTTTGGTTGCTGTGTTATTGCACAAAGCCCGACTTTAAATTTTCTTCCTTCTCTTGCAATCTGGGCAAAAATTCCATCTTGCAAAACTCTCTGTGCCTCCTCTATTGTTATAAGCACTGGAGGAATTTTTCTGAATTTCTCCTTATCCTTGAAAATGCTTTTGTTATAATATAAAATTTTCCTTGCAATTAATACGCTCACAAGCAATTCCTCATATTCATAAATGCCAGAGGTATCAATAAGAACTACCTTACCTTTCTGCAAATCTCTTATTATTGCATCAGTATAGCATATATCCTCACTCTGAACAACTATATCCGATTCAACTATTCTTTCCGCCCTCCTTTTAAGCACACTGAATGTTATATCCTGTATTCTTCTATTAAAAATCTCAACAAGTTCATTAATTTCCCTTTCATAAAGCTCATCAAGCCACCCACTTCCAAATTTTGAATACAGGGCATATAGAGCCTCTTTCTGCGCTTCACTGAAATTAAATATTTCCTCAAAATCACTGATGCTTATCTCACGCGTCGATAAAACAAGCCTGCTCGCGCCCCCGCCTGCGGAAGGCGAGTAAAACATCGCCCTGCTTTCCGCAAGAGGATGCTTTTTTATTGCATCATAATATTCTCCATGGGGGTCTATTATAGCTATTCCATATTTGCCAGATTTCATTGCAGATGCGGTAAAGACACGCATTAAATTGCTTTTCCCCATACCAGTTGTTGCAAATATGCCAATATGATACGGAATTAAATCCCCCTTTATTCCTACTTTTATATCTATTTCGTCTTCACCACTCCTGATTTTCCCTATTTCTATATCACCCATATATCTCTCTATAAATTTATAATCCTCCTTATTTGCTTTTCTTACAGGACAAAAATGAGATGGCAATTTTTTTGGTTTATAAAATCTTCCATCCCTTACATAACCAAGAGGTTTGCACACACATATCCTGAATAATCTCCTATCTTTTTCTTTCAATGTGTATTCTTCCATTTTTTCGTCAAGTGTTAGCATATCTCCCGCGGTCCTTAAACTCCATTTTTCATCCCCTTCCTGCCCATATTGGATATCTACAACCCGAAGAAAAAATAGAGAATTGTTTTCTCCATCATCAGCAACAAGTATTTCTCCTATTTTTGTGTCCTGATTGTAACCCTGCCTGAAAATTATTTCCCCTATACTCCTCCCAACTATCCTGCCAATCATTTTATCACTCTATATAGTCATGATAATCATAAAATATACTTTCCCATTCCTCATGACTAATTCCTTTTTCAAAAGCTGTTTTCTGAATTAAATGTTTTAAATAAATTTCCTCTTCCTTGCCTATCTTAACATGTCTGTGTATGTCAGCAAGGCAATAGGGATAGCCAAGACAGCTTATATCCTTGCATAATGCAGATATTTCAGAAAAAACCTCCTCTTCATATTTTCCAAAATAATCTACCCTAAAAACAAATTTTGAATATGGATTGAATTTTACAGCATATATACCATCTCCTATTTTATAATACCAGCATTTTTCTTTCATAATTTCATCCCCAACTTTTTTGATTATAAATAATAAAGGAGTTTTTTCTTTCCTGTAGCCACTCTTTTTACTTATTCCAACAACACCTTCAATTTCATATTTAAGACATCCATCAAAAATAACAATTTCATTTCCTGCAATTTCTTTTGCAATTTTATACTCCTCATTTTCCCTCCTTGAATCATTTTCAGCATCCGCATTTTCATCATATATAACATCCAGTTCTATTTCCCCCACTCTCCTCTCAATTATATTTTTTTCATTTGCTTTATTATATCCAACTCTTCTTGCAAATATTGAAAATGAATATGCATCAAAAATTTTTAAAGAACTCCCATCGATTGAATATGCTGTGCAATTTTTTCTCCTTTCAAATTCTATAAAATTATCTCTATCTATCCCAAAATCATCTGCACCAGCCAATGCTTCTATGACTTCCTCGACCTTCACATTTGTATATATTCTATCTTTAAATCAGTTGCTCATCCTGTATTCCAGAAGCACTCTGCCATCTTTGTCCACAAGGCGGCGCATGCTCCCTTTGCCGTATATCTGCAAATCTTTTCCGAAATTATCTATATGGGTCCATCCCCTCATGTTGGTAAAAAAGGTATTATTTATAAATCTTTTTAAATTTTTTGGGATGCTGTTAACTTTAGCATTGCAGCACCTCCTACAACGCTACTATAAATCTTTCATATTCATTATCCATTGTTATCCCTCTACAATAAAAAACTGGAGTTATTGGATAAACTCTGATGGCTCTATCAAATTATAATAGAAAACATAAATGGAAAACCAGAGCTTCACATGTTTTATTTTCCATCTCTTGCTTGGAAAATAGTTATCAAAATGTTCTATCTTTTATTGTTTCAATTACCCTTTCAACATAATTTCTGATGCCCCCGGAAATAATCTCGTGATGAATCCCGTATCTTTTCAGTATCAGATACCATGCCCTTTCGTCTGTTTCGCATCGCACAAATCAATTTTTTACAGGCCATGTTTGTTCTGCTCCTACTTATCATAAAGAAGACAATCTTTCAGGTTCAATGACAAACCAAAACCAGAAATTCATATCTCCTATCTGAAGAGATGTCTCATCAATGACAACACAATGAGGCATTTTGTCTGAGATGCTATTTTTCAATACACTCCGAATTTGTGCAGCCAGTTCCATATGGCGGTTCTGCTTCTCCTTACTAATATATGAATTCCACTGGTTCTTTCTCTCATAATGATACATTTTTCTTTCAATAATTGCATCCCTTTGCATTTTATCATCAAATGCATCTATGGAATGCATATTTTTATCGAAAAATTTGGTTAAGCTAACAGCACCAAATCCTATCCATAAAGCATAAATCTTATAAAATAGTTCATTATACTTGCCTAAATGAAAAGAAAAAAAACCAATGTTCAGCTAATAAAAACAATAAACTTGCTCAGGGAAGCCGCAAAAAGGAACAATGCAAGAATATGGGAAGCGATAGCAAGAAAACTTGAGAAACCATCAAAGAATTATGCTGAGGTAAATGTTGGAAAAATTGTAAAAAATTTGAAAGAAGGAGAAATAGCAATTGTTCCTGGAAAAGTGCTAGGGCTTGGAGAAGCGGGGAAAATTGAAGTTGCTGCTCTTAAATTTTCAAAATCAGCAAGAAAAAAGATTGAAGAAGCGGGGGGTAAATGCTATAGCTTAACCGAAATTGCTGAAAAAAATCCTGAAGGAAGTAATTTAAGAATTTTGGGTGGTTAAATGCGTGTAATAGATGCTACCGACGCCCCTTTGGGAAGACTGTCATCTGTTGTTGCAAAGATGCTTTTAAACGGTGAGGAAGTTTTTATTGTAAATGCTGAGAATGCAATAATAAATGGAAATAAAAAGGAGATAATAAAAAGATACATAGAGCAAAGGAGGATAGGGGGAATGAAAAGAAAAGGACCATATTTTCCAAGATTGCCTCACATGATAGTTAAAAGAACTATAAGGGGAATGCTTAAATATCAAAAGCCAAAGGGAAGAAAAGCTTATAAAAGGCTTAAAGTATTTATTGGTTTGCCAAAAGAATTTGCGGACAAGCAAATAGAAAAAACAAATTTCAAAAAATCAACAAATTATATAACTCTTAAAGAATTATCCGAGTATTTGGGTGTAAAATGGCAGAAATAATATCATATGGCAAGAGAAAAAGTGCAATAGCAAGGGCATATATTGAGAAAGGAAAAGGAGTGGTAAGAATAAACAAAATTCTTCTTGATGCCTATCCAGAATATTTCCAGCAGATAGTTGCTGAGCCAATCCAGCTTGCCGAAAAATATAAAGATAAAATAAACATAGATGTAACTGTCAGCGGTGGCGGCCCAATCAGCCAGGCGGAAGCTGTCAGAACTGCAATAGCAAAAGCAATCTATGATTTTGTGAAGGATGATGAATTGAAGAACCTTTATATGCAGTATGACCGAACCCTTCTTGTTAGTGATGTAAGGAGAAAGGAGCCAAAGAAGCAGCTTGGAAGGGGGGCAAGAAAGAAGAGGCAAAAATCATATAGGTGAAAAAATGATTATTCCTGTAAGATGCTTTACCTGTGGAAAAGTCATTGCTTCTGCATTTGAAGAATATAAGAAGAGAGTTTATATTGATGGCGAAGACCCAAAAAAAGTTCTGGATGAGTTAAACATAAAGAGATATTGCTGCAGGAGAACAATAATTTCCCATCCTGTTTTTATAAAAGATGGTGAAGTAAAAGAATACATTGATGAAGCAGCCCAATACGAATAAAGCATAATAAATATTTTAAAAATAAAACGATTATCATTTTAGGGCGTGTGGCCCAGCCAGGATAGGGCACTGGCCTTCTAAGCCAGTGGTCGCGGGTTCAAATCCCGCCACGCCCGCATTGGGCTCGTGGTCTAGGGGTTATGATGTCTGCTTCACGAGCAGGAGGTCGAGGGTTCGAATCCCTCCGAGCCCATTAATCAACAACTATTTTTTTAATATTATATCCCTTGGGACATTCAACATCGTCCAAAACCCTTAAAATTCTGTATTCCTTTTCTTTTATCTTTGGATTGCATGCCTTATACTCATTGCAGGAAAATTCATTGCACCTCATTGGCTTAAAACTTATAGATGTTGCTTCCGCTTCCTGGCTTTTTACATTTATTTCATAAGGTATCTTTTCAACTTCAACCGCGATAACCCCTCCCTCATGCAGTGGGCATTCATGCTTTTTTTCTCTTATTTTTAATATTTTATAAGCCCTTCCTTCCTCAAGATTTGAACAAACTGTTTTTAGTTTGCAATTTTTACAGGTATTCGCCACCCCATAATATATAAACTCATTTCCTTCCTTTGCAATTTTAACCCCAACAAGAGTTACAACCATCATACCACCTCCGTTATTCTAACAATTTTTTCAGCCGCATCTTTCGTGATTCCATCTGTTCCGAGAATAGTATATCTATTTGGTCTTATTTTATGAGCAATTGTAAGAGCTTTTATAACATCCTTCCTGTGCAATCCTATCTCCCTAGCAGTAGTTGGGGCACCTATTTCCTTCAGCGTATCTCTTATTTCCTCCCAGTCGCCGCCGTGCAGATACATCATCATTATTGCCCCAATTCCACATTTCTCACCATGCAAACCCTTGCCTGGAGAAATTCTGTCAAGGGCATGGGAAAACATGTGCTCTGCGCCACTTGCAGGGCGGGATGAATTTGCAACACTCATCGCAACTCCAGATACAATCATCGATTTAACCGCAATCCATACTCCTTCTTCTATACCTGGCTTTATAATATTTGCATTCTGAATTACTGATTTTGCAGCAGTCTCTGCAAGAGCGGATGCAAATGAGCTGTAATATTCTCCTTTAACCCTCTCTGCTAATTTCCAGTCAAGTATTGCGGTAAGATTTGATATAACATCAGCACATCCAGAAGCAAGCATGCGATAGGGTGCTTTAGATATTATCGATGTATCAGCAAGGACAGCAATTGGTGAAGAGGCTTCTTTTGACATTGAAGTTCCATTTTCTTTTATCGATGCCATCGGGGATGCAATACCGTCATGGGATGCCGCCGTTGGAACACTTATAAATGGAAGATTACATTTATAGGATGCAAGTTTTGTAACATCTATTACACTTCCTCCCCCAACAGCAACCATAAATTCAATGTCAACTTTTTTCGCAAATCTCTGTATTTTTCTTACCTCACTCATCACCGATTTTTCAACAGATAATATGCTCATTTCATAATTTTTGCTGAGTAAAGAAAAAATTTTATCACCCGCCACTCTTTTTGTTATATCACCAGTCACAATAAGACCCTTTTCCTTGACCCTGACTCTCTCACACAAATCATTTATTTCATCCATTACATCATGTCCAACAACAACTTCGCGAGGAAATTCCATTTGCTTTGATTTGCTAAAAGGCATTAAACTAATATACAACAACTAAAAATATAATTTTTGCTTTTTTACAAGCGATTAAATTAAAAATGTATAATGTATTAACTTCATGATAGAAAAAAACAAAATTGATGAAATTTTAAAAGAATATGATTTAAAAAATATAAGTATATCGGCAATAGCATCTCATTCCGCTTTAGATGTCTTTGATGGTGCAAAAGAAGAAAACTTTAAAACAATAGCAGTTTGTCAGAAAGGAAGGGATAAAACATATAGTATTTATTTTAAGAGAAGGAAAATTGGAAATAGAGAAATTGGCTTTATAGATAATATAATTAATCTCGATAAATTCAGCAATATAATAAATGATGAGAATCAAAAAAGGTTAAGAGAAGAGAATGCTGTTTTTATTCCAAACAGAGCTTTTACTTCTTACTGCAAAATTGATGAAATAGAAAATAATTTTTTTGTTCCTCTTTTTGGCTCAAGAAAAATTTTAAGGATCGAAGAAAGAGAGGAAGAAAAGAATTACTACTGGCTTCTTGAAAAGGCGGGTTTGCCATTCCCAGAAAAAATTGAGGATGCAAAAAACATAGATGAATTATGTATAGTAAAGCTTCATCATGCAGTAAAAAAATTGGAAAGAGGTTTTTTCACATGCTCTTCTTACAAAGAATATATAGAAAAATCTGAAAATCTGATAAAGCAGGGGGTTATAACAAGAGAAGATTTAGAAAAAGCAAGGATAGAGAGATATGTAATAGGGCCAGTATTTAACCTCAATTTCTTCTACTCCCCTTTATTTGAGCAAATTGAATTGCTGGGCATAGACTGGCGGTTTGAAACAAGCCTCGATGGGCATGTGCGCCTGCCGGCGGAGCAGCAGCTGAGCCTGCCTGAAAAGCAGAAAATACCAGAATATACGGTATGCGGGCATAATAGTGCAACCATCCGTGAGTCATTGCTTGAAAAAGCTTTTTTGCTCGGAGAAAAATTTGTTGAAGCTTGCAAGAAGTATTATGGCGGAATAATTGGTCCGTTTTGTTTGCAGACATGTATTGACAAGGATTTGAATTTTTATATATATGATGTGGCGCCACGCATTGGAGGAGGGACAAATATACATATGGCAGTTGGCCATCCCTATGGAAATTCTCTATGGCGAAAGAATATGTCAAGTGGAAGAAGAGTAGCACTTGAAATTAAGATGGCAATTGAAAATGATAAAATTGAAAAAATAGTTACATAAAACTATATTATATTTATCAACTGCACTTCCTCTACAGTAATTTCATTTTTATTTCCCGCATTATCATACGCTGTTGCGGTTATATTATAAACACCTATGCCCCTGCTTATTTCCCATTCATAAGGGCTTTCATATTTTTCCAGTGCCATATTTTCACCCATATAAAACTCAACTTTTTTTACTCCAGAGGTGCTATCATTTGAACTAACAACTATTTTGTAGTCACCTATTATCATTGTATCATGAGGTATTCTTGGTGTTAAAATCTTTTTTCCTCTGAAATAAATATATCCCTCTTCAAAATTTTCAAAAGCAATGTTTGGCTTTGTTTTATCTATTTTTATGGTTATACTTCCTCTTGCTTCGTTATTATTTCCATCGACAGAAACATATTCAATCATATAATATCCATCCTGAGAAATTACATAGGGAATTCCAACATAATCACGCCACTGTTCTCCATTTATT encodes:
- a CDS encoding formate--phosphoribosylaminoimidazolecarboxamide ligase family protein encodes the protein MIEKNKIDEILKEYDLKNISISAIASHSALDVFDGAKEENFKTIAVCQKGRDKTYSIYFKRRKIGNREIGFIDNIINLDKFSNIINDENQKRLREENAVFIPNRAFTSYCKIDEIENNFFVPLFGSRKILRIEEREEEKNYYWLLEKAGLPFPEKIEDAKNIDELCIVKLHHAVKKLERGFFTCSSYKEYIEKSENLIKQGVITREDLEKARIERYVIGPVFNLNFFYSPLFEQIELLGIDWRFETSLDGHVRLPAEQQLSLPEKQKIPEYTVCGHNSATIRESLLEKAFLLGEKFVEACKKYYGGIIGPFCLQTCIDKDLNFYIYDVAPRIGGGTNIHMAVGHPYGNSLWRKNMSSGRRVALEIKMAIENDKIEKIVT
- a CDS encoding DNA-directed RNA polymerase subunit N, with the protein product MIIPVRCFTCGKVIASAFEEYKKRVYIDGEDPKKVLDELNIKRYCCRRTIISHPVFIKDGEVKEYIDEAAQYE
- a CDS encoding ATP-binding protein; amino-acid sequence: MIGRIVGRSIGEIIFRQGYNQDTKIGEILVADDGENNSLFFLRVVDIQYGQEGDEKWSLRTAGDMLTLDEKMEEYTLKEKDRRLFRICVCKPLGYVRDGRFYKPKKLPSHFCPVRKANKEDYKFIERYMGDIEIGKIRSGEDEIDIKVGIKGDLIPYHIGIFATTGMGKSNLMRVFTASAMKSGKYGIAIIDPHGEYYDAIKKHPLAESRAMFYSPSAGGGASRLVLSTREISISDFEEIFNFSEAQKEALYALYSKFGSGWLDELYEREINELVEIFNRRIQDITFSVLKRRAERIVESDIVVQSEDICYTDAIIRDLQKGKVVLIDTSGIYEYEELLVSVLIARKILYYNKSIFKDKEKFRKIPPVLITIEEAQRVLQDGIFAQIAREGRKFKVGLCAITQQPKLIKEELLSQFNTFFILGLADENDRNIIKHSAKQDISNLEKEIQTLEVGEAIITYPGAPFAIPAKIHLYEDYIKNIENKKISEEKIDESFY
- a CDS encoding UPF0179 family protein, yielding MMVVTLVGVKIAKEGNEFIYYGVANTCKNCKLKTVCSNLEEGRAYKILKIREKKHECPLHEGGVIAVEVEKIPYEINVKSQEAEATSISFKPMRCNEFSCNEYKACNPKIKEKEYRILRVLDDVECPKGYNIKKIVVD
- a CDS encoding 50S ribosomal protein L13 — encoded protein: MRVIDATDAPLGRLSSVVAKMLLNGEEVFIVNAENAIINGNKKEIIKRYIEQRRIGGMKRKGPYFPRLPHMIVKRTIRGMLKYQKPKGRKAYKRLKVFIGLPKEFADKQIEKTNFKKSTNYITLKELSEYLGVKWQK
- a CDS encoding 50S ribosomal protein L18e — encoded protein: MKRKKTNVQLIKTINLLREAAKRNNARIWEAIARKLEKPSKNYAEVNVGKIVKNLKEGEIAIVPGKVLGLGEAGKIEVAALKFSKSARKKIEEAGGKCYSLTEIAEKNPEGSNLRILGG
- a CDS encoding 30S ribosomal protein S9, which gives rise to MAEIISYGKRKSAIARAYIEKGKGVVRINKILLDAYPEYFQQIVAEPIQLAEKYKDKINIDVTVSGGGPISQAEAVRTAIAKAIYDFVKDDELKNLYMQYDRTLLVSDVRRKEPKKQLGRGARKKRQKSYR
- a CDS encoding PKD domain-containing protein; amino-acid sequence: MKRLTCIIAIILLSNVFGSGIFIEITNPSYGEVFHVRNITFCGYAEACCNDKLVKLAWTHQWDNGSISDEMKLDFITYYEFRIDILLYPGKNLFEITANSYSGNKASAKVEVYYDGPLADANGPYYGYVLEEINFDGFTYGGSEPYIFLWDFGDGCVAYEKNPRHSYISSGFYNISFKVTDSNGYSDINHTFAVISKREENPPVIEITNPKNWIYINGNKIIPFFIPLIVGSINIEANAYDDTGISSVEFYMDENLLCKIYSPPYSFEWSGNGYHEIEAIAYDLSMNKANCSINLLAI
- a CDS encoding UbiA family prenyltransferase, coding for MVLCTSLITYSIYSLNRLTDIEEDASNLPDRVSFIQSKKTIILFLSLLSYLLALFLGGLMNKYTIPIFLIPFIMGLIYSIRISSFRLKDLFLAKNLTVSISWALSSALLPYVFGGNIVFAGMIFVFLFIKCFVNTVVFDVRDVEGDRKVRANTIPVIMGVNKTMKILLFVNSILFIWLFICIQKNFFMEYIPAILFSIIYGYIYIFLVCRKFSKNFNFDYMVDGEFIMLFLLSKFL
- a CDS encoding DUF1724 domain-containing protein, with protein sequence MEAKIFDKMYEEFREILISGIKMKILISLLEGTKTSRHLMEEIGISLSSVLHTARELEEKKWIEEKKDGFILTPAGKILAQKVLDITNSFYVTGKHKEFWLMHETDGIPEEFINRIGEIRNSEIVKSSPKNLLQVLALYVKHVSRAKDLAGISPVYVEDFSNLVKKLLKKDAKIKLVISKDIADKVFETYKKEADKELKEKVEKGNLKIWIIDDVRVAMTVTESFVSIGLFNLDGTYDFSQDLVSYDEEAIKWGRDLFEYYKSRAKEVSIP
- a CDS encoding NAD(P)-dependent glycerol-1-phosphate dehydrogenase, which gives rise to MYISLMPFSKSKQMEFPREVVVGHDVMDEINDLCERVRVKEKGLIVTGDITKRVAGDKIFSLLSKNYEMSILSVEKSVMSEVRKIQRFAKKVDIEFMVAVGGGSVIDVTKLASYKCNLPFISVPTAASHDGIASPMASIKENGTSMSKEASSPIAVLADTSIISKAPYRMLASGCADVISNLTAILDWKLAERVKGEYYSSFASALAETAAKSVIQNANIIKPGIEEGVWIAVKSMIVSGVAMSVANSSRPASGAEHMFSHALDRISPGKGLHGEKCGIGAIMMMYLHGGDWEEIRDTLKEIGAPTTAREIGLHRKDVIKALTIAHKIRPNRYTILGTDGITKDAAEKIVRITEVV